The Thermocrinis ruber genomic sequence TGTGAAACCTTTCACACAAGGACAAGTCATCCAACACGCACCAGATAGGTATGAGATCCACTACCTTGCCAAGATGTGGTACTTTGAGCCTGCGAATGTGGAAGTGCCAGTAGGGTCAACTGTGGATATATACCTAACGAGCGCTGATGTAATTCATGGCTTCCAGATAGACGGGACCAATGTAAACCTCATGGCAATACCTGGGACAGTAGCTTACGCAAGAGTTAAGTTTGATAAGCCAGGTGTGTATCACATAGTATGCCATGAATACTGCGGTATAGGACACCAAGATATGGCTACAAAAATAATAGTAAAAGCAGGTGAGCAACAATGAGGGTCGAAGGAAGCGTAAAAACGGTTATCTTAGGTGAAATCATCTTTCCTATCGTGCTTCTTATCTTTGGCATTTACCACGGATTTATGCAAGTACTCTACAGGGCTGGAATCATAAAGGACATGTCTTTCCTCGGCATTGAGTACTATCAAGGACTTACCCTTCATGGTGTTATTAATGTAATTGTATTTACCACAATGATAATTGTAGCCTTTGGTAATGCGGTGTTTCTCTACTATCTCAAAAAGCCTCTCAGACCGGCGGTTCAGTGGGTCAGCTTTTTGCTGATGGTTGTAGGAACTCTTATGGCAGCTTGGGCTATGTTTGCTGGTAAAGCCAACGTACTTTACACATTCTATTACCCCCTAATTGCTCATCCGGCTTTCTATATAGGTGCGGCGCTTCTGTTAGTGGGTTCTGTAATCCCTCTATTCTTTGATTGGGCACCAAATTACATAGCTTGGAGAAAAGAGCATCCAGGTGAAAAGGTACCTCTTGCAGTTTTTGGTATGCTTGTAAACCACATTATGTGGGTCATAATGCTTGTCCCTGTGGTAATTGAAGTGGTCTTCCAACTCATACCTGTGTCTTTGGGTCTTATCTCTGAGACGAACCCGTCTCTGAGCAGGACTCTTTTCTGGGCTTTTGGCCACCCTGTTGTTTACTTCTGGCTACTACCAGCCTACGTTATGCTCTACACAATACTTCCCAAAATAGTAACAGGCGAAGGAAAACTCTATTCAGACAGCGCTGCAAGGTTTGTCTTCCTACTTTTCGTTCTTTTTTCCTTCCCAGTAGGTCTTCACCACCAATACACTGAACCCGGAATAACCAACAGCTATAAGCTCATACATGCCTTCTTTACTCTTGGTGTTGCTGTTCCCAGTTTAATCACAGCCTTTACTGTTGCCGCATCCCTTGAGTATTCCATAAAGTCTAAGTATCCTGAGGTAAGAAATTCTCTCTTCTACTGGTGGACCAAGATACCCTATATAAGCCTGGAGGGTGATAAGTGGCTTGTTTCCTACTTTATGGCAGGACTCTTCCTATTCCTTGTGGGTGGTATAACAGGTATAGTCAACGCATCTTACAACGTGAACCTTGTAGTGCATAACACCTCCTTTGTGCCTGGACACTTCCACACCACTGTAGGTGGTCTTGTCACCTTATCTTTCTTGGGTATATCCCTTTATATGGTTTCCAAGCTTATGGGTAAGGATATAAAGTTCAAGGGCCTTGCGGTTATAGCCCCGTGGTTGTGGTGGCAAGGTATGCTTATTTTTGAATACGCCATGTCGGTGGCAGGTATTCATGGCTTTCCAAGAAGGACAAACACTGGTATATCCTACCTAAACCCCGATTCTCCCCTCTACAGACCAGAATGGGTAGGTTATGCAGAACTGTCCGTGTTTGCGGGATTTATAATAGTGCTTGGCTTTGTATTCTGGGCTATATCCTTCTTTGGAACCATATTCTCTCCTAAGGTTAGAGAAAGCACCATTGAGTTCCCCACAGCGCCCGCACTACATGATGAGAAAGCTCCAGCTCTAAACCGTCTTACTCCTTGGTTTATAGTATCTGTATTACTCTTTGTGCTTTCTTACGTACCCGCCATATACGACGTTACAAAGAGAGGTGTATTCTTTGACTCTCCGGGATACAACGACAAAAATCCCACACCTATAACCAAACCTCAGAGCGCAAAGGAAGACCAAAGGAATACTGCGGAAGCTAAATGATATGTGTTCCCTCGTTCGCCTCTTGTTTTTGGGGGTTCTCCCCCTTCTTCTATTTTTTAACTTCGTTTACTCTCAAGGCACAGGCATACCCCCTAACGAATCCAGAACTTTAGGAAAGCCATTGCCACATGTAAAACTTATAGACTCTTACGGAAACACCTTTGACATATACGAGCTCAAAGGAAAGCCCATAATCTTGAGTCCCATATACACCCATTGCAACTCCGCGTGTTCCATAATAACGGATTCTTTAAAGAAAGTCATTCCCAAGCTGGGAAAACCCGGAGAGGACTTTTGGGTTATCAGCTTTTCCTTTGACCCTAAAGACCGCATTGAGGACATAAGAAAATTTCAACAAGATCACCTTATAGACGGCTTTGGCTGGAAGGTAGTTGTAGCAAAGGATAAAGAGGATCTTTTTAGGCTAGTAGACGCCATAGACTTTAGGTTTATGACATTGGAAAACAGAGATTTTGTACATCCCAACCTCTTGGTGGTTATATCTCCAGACATGAGGGTAAAAAGGTATATCTACGGTGTGGTTTTTGACTACCGCGATTTAAAGAAGGCTTTGGAAGAGGAAAGCATCCTGGAAAAAGCAAGACCCTACTTGTTCTTTGTTGGTTTACTAGGTTTTACATCTACCTCTCTTTACATACTTTTAAAAATTTTCAAAAAGGTGAAATAGTAATTGTTGGAGAGCTGCAGTTTAGCTTGGTCGGAACACTGACCTACCAATTTAATGTTTAAGCTTTTATAATCCTTTCCTGATGACACCCCACCGAATAATACTTCTCTCCTACTTGGTGTTAATAGCCATCGGGACCTTGCTACTCTATCTGCCCATATCCACCTACGAAGGAATTAGCTTCCTGGATGCCCTATTTACCGCCACCTCTGCAGTTTCCGTTACAGGTCATGTGGTAGTGGATACCTACAAGACATTTACACCTTTTGGAAAGGCTGTAATTCTCCTACTCATTCAGATAGGTGGGCTTGGATACATGGGATTTACCACCTACTTTTTGATTCTCCTGAGAAGAAAGTTGAGCCTAAAGGACCGAATACTTTTGGCAGAATCGGTCAATTACCCTGGACTGCACGGCTTGGTGAGATTTCTCAAAAGGATAGTACCCTTTGTTGTTGGGGTTGAGCTTTTGGGTGCCCTGCTTCTTCTTCCATTCTTTCTAAGGCACTTTGACCTGCCCATCAGTTTGGCAATGAGCATTTTTCATTCGGTTTCTGCCTTTAACAATGCGGGCTTTAGCATACTGCCTGATGGACTTACACCCTTTAGAGACAGCTTATGGCTTAACTTAGCCTTTAGCCTTTTGATCATTTTGGGAGGCTTGGGCTTTTATGTGATCCACGAGCTCATGCTATACCAAAGAAAGGAAATTCAAAGACTTTCCACTCACACCAAGCTTGTGCTTGTATCCACACTTCTTCTAATTGTGGGAGGCTTTTTGGTTCTCCTGCTTGATACCATCAGATGGGAAAACTACAGCCTAAAGGAAAAGCTCCTTATTGCCTTTTTCCACAGTGTTTCGTCAAGGACTGCAGGTTTTAGCACTGTGGACCTAAAGAGCTTTTCAGAGGGCGGGCTCTTCTTTCTGGTGGTTCTTATGTTTGTGGGTACAGGTCCCGGCGGAACGGGTGGTGGCATAAAGATCACCACCGCAGTGGTTATAATCCTCGTAGTTCATAGCTACCTAAAGGGCAGTGGTCAGGTGGTGGTCTTTGGGAGAAGAATAGCGGAAGATACCATCCAAAGGGCTTTAACCATCTTTGTTCTGTCATTCCTCTACACAACCTTTGCCACACTGATACTTACCCATACGGAAGGAGCTCCACTACTTCCCACCCTCTTTGAAACGGTGTCTGCTTTCTCTTCGGTGGGACTATCCGTAGGAAACCCTCAGGGGCTTAGCCTTTGTGCCGATTGGTCTCCTTTTGGAAAGGTAGTAATTATAATTACTATGCTGATGGGAAGGATGGGAATAATGAGCTTCATGCTCGCCCTTTATGGCAAGGGAGAAGAGAGCAGAATAAAACCCCCTGAAGCAAGGCTACTGCTATGAAGAAAAAAAATAGAACCTTTGGTGTTATAGGGCTCGGTAGGTTTGGCTATCATGTAGCAAGAACCTTGGCGCAGGGGGGTGCTGAGGTAATAGCCTGCGATGTGGATGAGGAGAAGGTTAGGGAAGTCTCCGAGTATGTGTCTTTGGCTTATGTGTTGGATGCAACGGATGCAAAGGCACTCAAGGAGTCTGGCATAGCCAACGTGGATACTGCGGTGGTTAGCGTAGGAGAAAACATAGAGGCAAGTATACTTATCGTGGTTCAGTTAAAAGAGCTGGGAGTAAAAGAGATAGTGGCAAAGGCGGTAAATCCTCTGCATGGCAAGGTGCTTGAAAAATTAGGAGTTGATCGGGTGGTCTATCCGGAAAAGGAGATGGCTATAAGGGTTGCCCACTCCCTTTTGGCGGGCGAGTTCATAGAGGAAATACCTATCGGAGAAAAGCACAGCGTTTTTGAACTAAAAGCCTTTGACTTTATGCTGGGCAAGACACTGAGGGAGTTGGACGTTAGAAGGCGCTTTGGCGTGAGCGTCCTTGCCATAAAAAGGGGAGAAAACCTCATCGTCAACCCTATGGGGGATGAAAAAATCCTACCGGGAGACATCCTTGTGGTATTGGGCACCACCGAACAGCTCAGCACTATGGCCTCTCAGTGAGCTTTTCCCTCACAAAATCCATAAGCCCGGGCACTTCCACATCAAAGTCCAAGTAGTATAAGTTTTCCGCTGGTTCCAGCTTGAAAAAGTCCTTTAAGGTGGTAAGATAAAGTTTTTCCTTTTGCAACTTAAAGCCTTCATAATGATAATGGTCTGGAAAGCTCAGCTTTTCTTCTGTCTTTATGCCCAATCTTTCCAAGGTTTTAAAAAACTGTTCGTTGTCTCCAAGCCCACAGAAGGCTATAAAGCTCTTGTCTTTGAAATTTAAAACCTCTCCTTCCTTTGAGACCACCCTCCAGTTTTTTCTGTAAAGCTTAAAAGTAGGTTTTTCAATCTTGAACTCCCACTCCTTTAGGTCCTGATAGGTCAGTACCACTGCGTGCGCCCTTTTCAACCCATCCAGTGGCTCCCTTAACCTGCCAAAGGGCAAAAGCCTGTCTTTTAAGTCCCTCTCCTTTAAAAGGACAAGGTCTAAGTCCCTCTTTAACCTTCTGTGTTGGAAGCCGTCGTCAAGGATAATCAACTGAGCCTTTAGCTCCTCCACCGCCAACTTTGCACCAAGGCATCGGTCTTCGCTCACCACCACGCTGACGTTTTTTAAAAGCCTTGCCAACATGTAAGCTTCGTCTCCCACCTCTCTCCAATTTGCCCTAACTTCCCCCCTATAGCTAACAACCACCGGACCCCTTGTGCTTCTTTTGTAGCCCCTCAAAAGCACCGCGATATGGTAGTCCTCTGCTAAGTTCTGCGCCAAAAACCTTACCAAACTGGTCTTTCCACTACCACCCACCGATAGGTTTCCCACGCATAGGATGGGAACACTAAAAGAACAGGTCTTGAGAAATCCTCTATCATAAAGCCAGTTCCGTAGATTGACCGCGTAGAAGTATGGGTTTAGCCAGTTCATCTAAGCATAGCCTTTGTGTCTTTGAAAAGTAAATAAAAGAAAAGAACTCCACCAATGATGGCGCTCAGGTATTGGGTAATAAACCTCCAAAGGATAACAAAGCTACCCAACATGTAAGCGGAAAGGAAACCAGAGAAGACCTCCAAGCCTCCCACCTCACCAACGCCACTTCCTCCGGGCGTTGGGCTCAAAAAGATGGCATAGAGCAGGGCTACCTGCGAAAGAACAGCTTTCGAAAAGCTCACAGAAGGCTCAAAGGCAGAGAGCAGAAAGGCTCCCGATAGCAAAAAGCATACATACAAAAGCACACTGCTGAGGGTGGCCAAGAAAATATGCTTCTTTTTGTCCCTCAAAAATAGTCTGCTTACGATAATGAACCTCTTCAGAGTGTATTTAACTTTCAGCATCAGGCTTTGGTTTTGGTCCTTGGACCTATCAAAAAAGTATTTGAACACTTTGTAGACCAAAAGGCTCAGCAATCCTAAAACCACCAATATGACAAAAAGTTTTACAGCCTCCTGTGTATGCTTATAAAAGTAATAGACTAGAAGAGGGGACAGAAAAACAAAAAAGACCATTCCCGTTAGGGTTTTCATAACTACCACGCTCATGACTTTGTGCAATCTCCCTCCCTTTCTGGAGAGGGTGTACAAAGACATCATTTCTCCTCCCACGTGGGCGGGTGTAATGGTGGCTCCAAAGGTGTTTATAAAAGAGACCAAGTAGCCATAAGAAAAAGAATACCTGAGGTTCATGGCTCGGGCAAGGATAAAGAGCCTGATGTTGTCAAAGGTGTGATAAAAAAACATGCTTAGAACAGAAAGGAACAAATACCTTTTGTCAAGCAGTGGGAGAACTTCAAAGATCTCTTTGCTCATAGTCCTTTTTAGCACATAAACAAAGGAGCCGGTAAGCACAAAAACCGTGAGAACGATTCCATACAATAAGGGTCTTAGCATCTGTATAATAGTTTAAGCCCATGGCTGTGTTTTTGCTTGGTTCAGACCAGAGGGTTGTACGTTGCGCTCGTGTGTCCTTTGCAAAGGATGAGCAAGTGGATCGGGAACGAGACATAAAGCTCATAAAGTTTCTCTTTGAAAACAGGCATGCATCACCCTTTGAGCACGTGGTAATAGCCTTTGAAAGCGACGAAGAGTTTTGGATTTCCCTTTTGAGAAAGGTCAAAAACCCTACCTTTCAAGCCTATTGGGATGGCAAGTTTTTGTGGCTGAATCTCAGGAATATCATAAACGCTTGGGAACACATGCCAGAGGAAGTTCTAAGTGTTATAGAAGAAAAACTGCCTGCGGTCTATTCGGTGGTGGTCGGGAAAGAGCCCAAAGGTTATTCAACGGACAGCGCATACGTGAAAGAGCTTGTGGAAACCTCCTCGGGCTTTGTAGGTTTGGTGGATAAGTTAGAGCTGGACAGTCCGATGGATTACTACACCTTTGTGGTGGAGTGCCCTCTGTTTGTTGCACGCCAATGGCACAGACACCGCTTTGGCTCGTACAACGAAGTAAGTAGGAGGTATGTATCCTACGAGCCCGATTTTTACATTCCGGAGTATTTAAGGAAACAATCAAAGAGCAACAAACAGGCAAGCGAGGATACGCCCTTGGAAGAACCTTGGAACTCCCTTTTTCTTAAAAAGATCAAGTGGTATGTGGAGGACCTAAAGACCCTCTATACCAGCATGGTGGAGAAGGGGACTGCCAAGGAACTGGCAAGGGGCATCCTTCCGCAGTTTATGAAAACACGCTTTTACTGGACGGTGCCAAGGATCTCTTTGGATAACTTTATAACCCTGAGGACCCACCCGCACGCCCAGAAGGAGATAAGGGAGCTTGCCTTGGCAATAAAGGATATGGTAGGATATAGAGGATGGGACAGGATTATGCGACTTTAAGGGTTCCCGCAAGCACCAGCAATCTGGGTGCAGGCTTTGACACCTTTGGGCTTGCCCTGAACCTATACAACTACTTTACCGCACAGCCTTGGGATAGATGGGAGTTTGAGATAGTGGGAGAAGGGCAGGAACTTCCACAGAACGAAGAAAACCTCTTTGCCAGAGTATATTTAAAAGCCTGCGAGCTCTTTTCCCAAAAGCCCATTCCTTTGAAGGTTAAGATGAAAAACCACATTCCCACCGCAAGGGGGCTGGGATCTTCCGCCACCGCCATCGTGTCTGCCATAAAGCTCTGGGAACACTTCTATCAAAGGACCTTAAGCTTGGAAGAGAGGTTAAGGATAGCCTTTGAGTTTGAGCCACATCCGGATAACCTACTGCCAGCCTTTCTTGGAGGCTTTCTAGTGTGTGCAGTGGGCGAAAGGGTCCATTATCAGAGGTTGGACTTTCCGGAGGAACTAAAGGTGGTGGTTTGCATCCCAGATTTTGAGCTTTCCACAAAGAAGGCACGGGAGGTATTAAGGCAGGAAGTTTCTTTGAAGGACGCAGTCTATAACATACAGAGGGCGAGCCTTTTGGTGGTAAGTCTTTGCAAAAGGGACTATCAAGGTCTGAGGGAAGCGGTAAAGGACAGGCTTCATCAACCCTACAGAAAGTCCCTAATTCCAAACTTTGATAAGGTTTTAGAAAGCGCATACTCGGAGGGTGCCCTTGCGGTCTTTCTAAGTGGGGCTGGTCCCACCATAGCCAGCTTCTGCCTTGAGGGGGAGGACAAAGTAGGAAATGCCATGGTTTATGCCTTTCAAGAGGCGGGCATATCCGCAAAGTATTTATCCTTGAAGGTGGATAAAGAGGGGGCAATTTTTACCACAACTCCAGCTTCAGGGGGTTGAGGCTAAGAAGCTTTGGCAAAAATTCCCTCAAACGCTTTGGCTCCACCTTAAGAAAAACCTCCAGCAGATTGCCATACGTCCGGGTTTTTGCAAAGGATAGTTCCCTCAGGACCTTTTCTCTGTCTTTGGGAAAGACCGCCAAGATAAGCTTTGTGAAGGGAGGTAGGTTTTCTTCCCTTCTTTTTTCCAGCTCTTCCTCCAGAAAGTCATCCTTTAGGTACCTTTCCACCAGCTCCTCTTCCAAGAAGGTTTGCAGATAAAACTCCTGCTCCGCCATTGCCCATGCCCTGTGCACATACTTGTAAAACTCCTCCTCCGCGTTAAAGTTAGGAAGAGAAAGCAGGTTATCTCCATGAACCAAAAAGACCTTTTTATAGGTTCCCGAGAGAGAAGGCTTAGTGTCAAAGTGCAAACTTTCTTTTACAAGTCCGTATTTTTCCAGCTCTTCCACCGCCCTCTCCACACCAAAGCCTTGGGGAACCACAGGACTCTCGCAGTGGGGACAAGTGGGAGGACCAGACCATTTGCATCGGGTACAAAAAAGACTGTTTTGGCTTTTACTTAAAGTCAAAAAGGTGCCACAGTGGGGACATTCTGTCAGAAACTGACACCTGGGACAGTATGCATAAGAGTAGCCCGTTTTTCTTATCAGAAGGAGGGAGTTGTCCTCTAACTTTGAAAGAAGCTCTTGGGAAAAAACTTCCTCCGGCTTTCTTTTTAGAATTTTCACACTGGCGGAGTAGCCAAGACTTTCCAACTGCCAAGCACCAATCTTCACCTTTTGGTAGGTATCCACTCCAAGGCTTGTGGTGTAGTAAAAAAACTGAGAGCCGTAATACCTGTAAAGGTGGAAAAGGTAGTTCCTAAGGTCTATTCCGTTGTATAACTTTGTATTTTGGTCTTCGAATAGTACAAAGGCAAAGGGCTCCTTAAAGGGCACCAAAAGTCCAAGCCTTGAGCTCAGGATCACCCTTCCTTCTTCCTGTGCCAGAAACCAGTTTTTCACAAACTGCCTTGGGCTGTCAAAGGAAGAGAGAGAAACCACCCGATCTCCAAAAAGGGGCTTTAGTTCTCTCATAAGGTAAAGAAGCGTAGAGTTTTGAAAACAAAATATGGGAAGGCTCTTGTTTTTACTTAGGGCGGACTCCACCAAAAGGACAAGGTGTTCTAAAAGCCTTGAAAGGCTTCCTACTACAAGCACTGGCTTTTGTATGCTTTTTATTAAGGATATGCTACTCTGCCTTAGCTGGCTTTTTGGACTAAAGGCAAAGTTCTGCATCAGCTCCTTTTCCACCTTGACTATACCCTTGGAAACCAAAAACTGCAGGTCTTTGGAGGAAAAACCTTCTTCTTTGAGCTCCTCCCTTGTGGCGTACAACCTCTCCCTGAGGTAGCTGAGCAGTCTTACCCTTTCTGCGTAGTTTTTGGTCTTTTTTAGCTTAGAAAGGGCAACATCAAAGGGAAGGTTAAGGCTAAAAAGCTCCATCTCCACATTTACCGCAGACCAATCTTCCACCACCTTCAAAAAGCCTTTTTCCAATAAAAGCCTCACAAACTGCCATCCAAACCTTTTCTTGGCTGTTTCTTCCTTTATCCTTTTGTTTTTTGCCACCCAATCTAAAAACCGTTTAGTCCTTTGGTCCAAGCCCACAAAGGAGGAAAGGGGGACCGTAAGAAATCTTTCTTTTTTCCAGTTCCACTCAGCGGGCAAAAGTTCCCATAACAACAGCCAAGGTATTAAGCCATAGAGCATGGCGGTGTCCTTTAGGGCTGAGAGGTTCTTTTCGGAGGTCAGAGGCACCTTGTCTGGAAATACTACTTCCTTGACCTGTCCGTCATCAGAAAGACCCACCACAAGTCCAGTTTTTCCTTCCACCAGAACCCTAAAGCCTATAGGGGAGCCCTCGTAAGGAAAGTCCGCTTTTATCCTTTCAACCCGCCCTCCGGGGAGAGCAATTTTCAAGCTCAGTTCCATGTTTTTTATATTAAGGTTCAAAGTGATTTAATCACTGAACAAAAAGCCCAAAAGCCCTAACATAAAAAGCAAATCTTTTTGGGAGGTGTTGCCATGAAGAGAGCTTTACTTTTTGGCTTGCTTTTGGCGGGTATGCTGTCCGCACCCGCATATGCACAGATGAAGGAAAAGAGCCTGTATGAAAGGCTCGGCGGCTACGACGCCATATCCGCAGTGGTTAATGAGCTGGCGACTAGGCTCGTAACGGACAGGAAGCTGGGAGTGTACTTTAAGGGGCTTAGCAACGATAGCAAAAGAAAGCTAATAGCCCATCTTACTGACTTTGTCTGCTCTGCCACAGGAGGACCCTGCATATACACAGGAAGGGATATGAAAACCGCTCACGAGGGTTTGGGCATAACGGAAGAAGACTGGGATAGGTTTGTGAAGATCACCAAGGAGGTTTTGGATAAGTTCAAAGTTCCCGCCAGAGAACAGCAGGAGTTTCTGCAAGCGGTGGCTCCCCTTAAGTCGGTAATTGTGGAAAAGAAATAAAGCCCATTGCCGGGTCCCCTCGGGGGACCTATATTTTTATCCTTGATGAAAGAACTCACTCTAGAAAAGCTCTTCCCTTATGCGGATAAAAACTTTAAGGAAGATTTGGTTTCCTTCTCCCAACCGGTCAGTCTAAAAAAGGGAACTATGATAGGCTATCCAGGTGCGGTGTGTGAGTTAGTACCTATAGTTTTGGAGGGAAGTGTTAAGGTCTATTTTACCGCAGAGAACGGTAGGGAGATCTTCCTGTACAGAATTGGCAGGGGTGAGACCTGCATACTTACAAACCTCTCGGTTTTAAAGAAAGTCCCATATCCTGCCTACGCGGTCTGTGAGGAGGACGTGCTGGGTTATGTGATCCCTGCAGAAAAAGCCAACTACCTCTTTGAAAAATACTCCTACTGGAGGAACTTTGTTTTAGATATGGTGGTGAAGAATGTATATGGGCTCTTTCTTGTTCTGAACGAGCTAATATCCAAAAGGGTAGACCAAAGACTGGTGGAATACATAAAAAACAACGCCAAAGGCAATGTGATAAAGGCTACCCATGAAGAGATCGCAAGGGATATTGGCACTGCCCGGGAGGTGGTATCAAGGCTTTTGAAGGAACTGGAGAGGGAGGGCTATCTGGAAATCACAAGGGGCGAAATAAGAATACTAAAACCCATCCCTTAGCCTAAATTTATCTTCATGCTGGTAAGACTAAAACTTTACAGGGACGATGATTTTGTTATAAAGGAGTTTATTGTTCCCACAGAACCCGGA encodes the following:
- a CDS encoding Crp/Fnr family transcriptional regulator, whose product is MKELTLEKLFPYADKNFKEDLVSFSQPVSLKKGTMIGYPGAVCELVPIVLEGSVKVYFTAENGREIFLYRIGRGETCILTNLSVLKKVPYPAYAVCEEDVLGYVIPAEKANYLFEKYSYWRNFVLDMVVKNVYGLFLVLNELISKRVDQRLVEYIKNNAKGNVIKATHEEIARDIGTAREVVSRLLKELEREGYLEITRGEIRILKPIP
- a CDS encoding group I truncated hemoglobin, translating into MKRALLFGLLLAGMLSAPAYAQMKEKSLYERLGGYDAISAVVNELATRLVTDRKLGVYFKGLSNDSKRKLIAHLTDFVCSATGGPCIYTGRDMKTAHEGLGITEEDWDRFVKITKEVLDKFKVPAREQQEFLQAVAPLKSVIVEKK